Proteins from one Pongo abelii isolate AG06213 chromosome 19, NHGRI_mPonAbe1-v2.0_pri, whole genome shotgun sequence genomic window:
- the LOC134760554 gene encoding 14-3-3 protein epsilon-like produces MVEPMKKLAGMDVELTAEERNFLSVTYKNVIGATRASWRIISSLEQKEGNKGGEDKQKMIGKYQQMVETELKLIRGDVLDALDKHLIPAATTGKSKVFYYEMKGDYHRYLAEFATGNDRKEAAENSLVAYKAASDIAVREISPVHPIHLCLALHFSIFSCEILNFPDPACR; encoded by the exons ATGGTGGAGCCAATGAAGAAATTAGCAGGGATGGATGTAGAGctgacagctgaagaaagaaactTCCTATCTGTTACATATAAGAATGTGATTGGAGCTACAAGAGCCTCCTGGAGAATAATCAGCAGCCttgaacagaaagaaggaaacaagggAGGAGAAGACAAGCAAAAAATGATTGGGAAATACCAGCAAATG gttgAGACTGAGCTAAAGTTAATCCGTGGCGACGTTCTGGATGCACTGGACAAACACCTCATTCCAGCAGCTACCACTGGCAAGTCCAAGGTTTTCTATTATGAAAT GAAAGGGGACTACCACAGGTATCTGGCAGAATTTGCCACAGGAAATGACAGGAAGGAGGCAGCAGAGAACAGCCTGGTGGCTTACAAAGCTGCTAGTGATATTGCAGTAAGAGAAATTTCACCAGTGCATCCCATTCACTTATGTCTTGCTCTCCATTTTTCCATATTCTCCTGTGAAATTCTGAATTTCCCTGACCCTGCCTGCAGGTAA